TTTGAAAACGGTAGAGAAAATCACTTACTGCTTCTGTACGTTTTCGTTGCACATAGAAACCATAATCGTTGCCCGAAAAGGAGAAGAGCACGAGAGAAGAAGCCAAAGTAGTAGCAGAATACACCCCATTCTTCACCAAGTCCTGCAACTGCTCGATTTGGGCAGTGGCGTTGGGCAGTCCGGGCACTGTATCAAAAATACCAGTTCCTCCAGACGCGAAATTCGTGCCAAAATGCACCAGATTTGGGTTCCCCTGCCTCTGATTGTATGGCAGGGGCGTGCTCATGTTGAAAAAGCTTGCTGCCCACAAAACAAAAAACATCCTAAGCAATCTTAAAATTCTGAAAATGGTGATTTGCAGCTAAAAAACAGACATACCCACGAAGTCAGTGAGGACTCTTCCGTCTGAATGGCGTCCAGAGGGGTGTCTAGGATAAGTGATACCGTACGGAGGCTGCCATGCAATGGCCGAATGACCATGATTTCCTGTGTCTGCGTAAGAATCCCCAAAAACAAACATGCCCCGAATTGCTCTTCTACTTTCCACATTTCCTGCAACTGCAAACACAAGGCCAAATTGTTTCTTTTCCTAATACAATGAGAAAAATCATGGCGAAGAATCAGAGTCTGAAAGTTCATTACGGTGGAGAAAGATGAGGCCGCTGAGGAAGAGGACATGTGTCATCTGGGTGCTTGTTGAGGTTGTGGCTAAGGCTTCCTTGTCTTGCATGGATTTCTAACAACTTGGATGCCTTTCTGTGGTGGATATATAGGCATGgcttgatatttttatttatttttttggaagaGAATAGTTTTGGAAGAGGTAGTGTCATCTTTATTTTTTTATATCTTTTGACATTTTCTTACATCTTGGTGATGGACTATGGAGTGTGATCTTACATTTTGTCGATGGATCACAGAgtgatctgaaatattgatgcaaaaaagaTACAATTAAAATCAGAGGTAGCTAAGTGATtaactaatggattgtggaaatttgataacAATAGCATTTAAAAAAGCTTAGTAGTCAAGATAATATATTTTTTATCTGTAACTTGTTCATTATCATTCAATGACTAACAAAAATTCTACCTTTGATAATGATGAAAGTTTTCTTCAACCTACTATAGATGTCAGACATATATTGTTTCCATGTTCTACCCAACAGATCAAAAGCATTCATATGAATCACATCACATCATTTTTTTATCAAAACATTATTCAATATGAAGAAAACGGAACATTGTTCCTTCATAATCAATTGCTAACTTGATTACAACTATGAAACATTATAAGGACTAGCACTTGCGACTTATGAGATACAAGGATGTGCTGATAGGAAATTCAAGGAAATGTCATCATCGTCTTCTTCTTACACCTAACTATTATTATCGTCACCCATAATTTCTTTGAATTTAATTGAAAATGTATTAAACATAAGTCTTGGAAAAATatagaataaataattaaattgtagaaaaatattctatTCAACCTACGTATCAAGATCCATTGAAAAAAAATGAGTTAAGCCTTGTGACCCCATGGAAAGTACATATAATAATTTTATGTGTAGGTCAATAGCTACACTATATTTTGTGAAAAAATAAACAAACTAACAAAGAATTCTTCTTTGCAATTATGAAAGCCTGATGCTTAAGAACACACTTCATAGACACAATCATGTGACCTAGAATTGGTTATAAAAGAATGTTGAATCATTGGAAATTGATGCCAAAGCATAGATGCTAGCTCTATTTATCAGTTGAAAGATAATCTTTTAAAATTAAATCATTTCGTGTCATACCAATCCATTTTCTTGTGATGTTAGATCTTCAAAGTACAAAAACCAATAGTAATTGATATATCAGTATACTTAAAGACATTGCTAATATTATTTAGCTGTAGAATTATATAATTTTGACGCAAGAGAGATTTTGTATGATGGTTGCAATGAAGACACATccaatataaatcattataatattACCACTTTGAATATGTGATGGTTGGTTTTATGGTCTATTGTATTCATTATCATTGATGAAGGTTATAGTACTTGACCCTTGCATATCTTCATTATATAATGATGCTAGCTTCATTGTTAATATATGTGAGACTTTCATTGTAATGAGATATATTAAttgattttttatgattaatgATACTCATAATATAaaatatgtaatatattattattaaattaaattaaaaaaattaagtcaCTTTTTGAAGTTTGTTAACATGTCTTGTTATAGTGCAATTAATAATATCTCATAGATCTTTAAATTTCAATTGTATTTGAAACTTTATTTTTCTAATAGGATAGTCATCATATCTCAACAATAGAGTGTCCAAATAAATCTTTTGAGaaatatttgcatccattttataaaatataaaaattttaTGTCTCCAAATAATTTAGTCTTTCtaaatacttatctaatcaataGACCAAACATCTTGATATATCTACCTTTCTAATATATTAGTTAGTATGTGGAAGAGATACTTGGTGGTATACAAAAAAGGGATACTAAGGAACACAAGAACATGATGGTAAATAATATCTTAGTAATGCATGAAAAGGTTCTCTAATTTCGGTGATAAATTGGCACATAATTGTTCCATAAAATTGAAGTTACTAATTGAAGTATGAACTTCCTAGATACTTCATGATGACTTGTTTCCAATTTTCATATTTGTTTTCTTAAGTATGAGTAATCGAAGTATGAGCTTCCTAAATACTTCATG
The nucleotide sequence above comes from Cryptomeria japonica chromosome 11, Sugi_1.0, whole genome shotgun sequence. Encoded proteins:
- the LOC131061342 gene encoding GDSL esterase/lipase At5g03610, which codes for MQDKEALATTSTSTQMTHVLFLSGLIFLHLAGNVESRRAIRGMFVFGDSYADTGNHGHSAIAWQPPYGITYPRHPSGRHSDGRVLTDFVASFFNMSTPLPYNQRQGNPNLVHFGTNFASGGTGIFDTVPGLPNATAQIEQLQDLVKNGVYSATTLASSLVLFSFSGNDYGFYVQRKRTEAGLPGFVEMVIKQFRVDLERLYGMGLRQFAITNIGPLGCLPLYTAKSNYSSCNDTVNVLAVYHNSLLQEVVKVMRKSRANGSFVLLDYYSSALSIIQHKDQYGKLRNALKPCCMGACGMRDSAGKAMYSVCEQRGSAFFWDVVHPTQAAWQALMKPLTSSLHLFQT